ATCGATAGTACCATCAGTCTTTAGTTTCTTcttaaatatccatttgcatccaattGGCTTACTTCCCGGAGGTAAGTTAACCAACACCCAAGTCTAGTTTTGCATAATGGACTCTATCTCACTATTGACGACCTCTTTCCAATACAGAGCATCAGGCGATGTCAAGCCTCATTAAATGTTTGAGGCTCATCTTCTACCATATAGGTTAGAAAATCTGGTCCAAAGGAAGCAACTTTCTTAGCTCTTTTGCTCCTTCTAGGTTCAACCTCGGTCTCCTGACCAACTTGTTCCTCAGAAGAGCTCGCTTCATCCTTTCTCTTGGAACCACCGTCATTGTGTCTTTCTTCCTTAAAAGGGAATATGTTCTCAAAGAACTCCACTTCTATAGATTCCATTATggtgttattattaatatcaggAATTTCTGACTTTATCATCAGGAATCTATAGGCCGCATTATGCAGTGCATAGCCAATAAAAACACAATCTATCGTCTTTGGTCCAAGTTTGACCCTTTTCGGTAAAGGAACTTGCACCTTAGCCAAACACCCCCACACTTTGAGGATTTTATATGAGGGTTGCTTCCCATTCTAGACTTCATAAGGAGATTTGTCAGTCTTCTTATGTGGAATGCGATTCAAAACTAAATTTGTTGTGAGTAACGCCTCCCCCCACAAGTTGTGGGGTAAACCTGAACTATTAAGCATGCAGTTGACCATGTCCTTTAAAGTTCGATTTTTCCTTtcggctacaccattttgttgtggtgtatacGGTGCTGTGGTTTGATGGATTATTCCAttaacctcatagaactcaGTGAGAGACGACGATTCATACTCATCACCTCTGTCTGATCTCAGCACCTTCACCTTCTTTCcaagttgattttcaacttctgccttataTGTCTTGAAGACATCTAAGGTCTCGTCTTTACTGTGTAAAAGATACACATAGCAATATTTGCTACAATCATCTATGAATGTGACAAAGTACTTCTTCCCACCTCTAGTAGGAGTACTTTTCATGTCACATAGATCACTGTGAATTAAATCGAGTAACTCACGGTTTCTTTCCACAGATGGAAATGGCTTCCTTGTGAACTTTGACTTGacacaaacttcacatttatGTCCTTTGTCAATACTGAAGTTCGGCAGTAGTCCTAAGTTTACCATTCTTTGGAGAGAATGATAATTGACATGCCCTAACCTCGAGTGCCACACATCACACAACTCAACAGAATAAGCGGAAGCCTTGTTCttattctcattatttttgGGAACTTGGGCTAGTACATTAAGTTTAAACATATCATCAAGTAAATAACCCCGTCCCACATACATACCCCCCTTAGTTAAAGTGAACTTGTCTGAGTCAAATACAAGTTTGAAACCATTCTTGTTTAGCAGAGTCCCAGACACCAAGTTCTTCCGGATTTTCGGTACGTGGCACACGTCATTGAGGGTAAGTATCTTCCCAGAGGTCCATTTCAACAAGACCTTGCCTTTTCTGATCATAGGGGATGCAGAAGCATTCCCTATGTACAACTTCTCAGAGCCGTCAGCACTTTCATATGTGGCAAACAGAGCTCTGTCACTGCAGATGTGCTTAGTAGCCCCCATGTCTATCCACCAGCCATTGGCATTCGACACCATGCAGACATCTGTGACAACCGCTATCAGGTCGACATCTTCTTCCATCATGTTGGCTTGATTGTTCTTGCGTTGGTTGTTGGCAGAGCCCTATCCCTTCTTGTGACGGCAGTCAATGGCCCTATGACCTGTCTTGCCGCACACCCAGTAGGTCCCTTGGATGTGCTTGGTGGGGGTCTTATTCTTGGGACCCATGTTCacattcttcttcttgcctTGTTGTTTCTTGGGCTGAGTTTTTGAAGCTTCAACCACGTTGGCTCTTGCTTCCATCCTGAGAGGAGCTTTATCTCCCTTCCGGTTATCCTCTTCAATGCGGAGTCTGACAGCCAGATCGTCCATGGACAGCTCTTTCCGCTTGTGCTTGAGGTAGTTCTTGAAGTCTTTCCACGAGGGTGGTAACTTCTCGATCACAGCGGCAACTTGGAAAGGTTCATTTATGACCAGTCCCTCACTCAGCAAGTCATTGAAAAGCACTTGCAGTTCTTCCAACTGGTTGACCACCAACTTGGAGTCAACCATCTTGTAATCAAGAAATTTCCCCACGAGGAATTTCTTGGTCCCAGCATCCTCCAGTTTGTACTTCTTGTCTAGAGCATCCCATAGATCCTTGGCTGTCGGATAAGCAGTACAATATACGTTGTATAGTGAGTCCGCCAAGGCACTTAGGATGTAGTTCCGGCACAGGAAGTCCGTATGCATCCATGCTTTCTTGGCTGCTACTTCCTCAGCAGTTGCATTTTCCGTGGTGACTAGGCATGCTTCCTTCAGGATATGTGCCAAGTTTAGAGTGGTCAAATAAAAGACCATCTTTTGTTGCCACCTCTTACAGTCCTCCCCATTGAACTGTTGTGGCTTCTCAACATGAGTTGCTGGTTTGGAAACAACGGGTCCAACGGCTTGAATAGCAGCAGAGGCCGATGTCGTGGCCATAGGCACGTTGGTATTGGGGGCAGCCATCTTCAACTTATGGGACAAATGTTCGGATTATTTTCCTTTCAACTAATCCATCTTCAGAATGTTAGATCCGTAGAGGAAAATAAAAGCAGATTGGCGAGACAACAGCAACAATCGATAGAAATCAAAATTATGTTGAAGCTACCCAAAGTCAAATTCCCCACTAGTACCAACAACAGCAACGAAATATATAAATGGAGTTTTCGATTGCAATAAACAAACAACTCAACAGCAATATACTCCCAAAATAGCAACACAACAAGCAAGAGATATTAGAAACTCAAACCCAGCTTTCGACAATGGCAGAAAGATGAAGGAACGACCGAGGCACGTAGGGAAGCGTTGGCCTGAAGACAGATGCGCCCTGCTCCGGTCACTAGCAGGCTACGGCGACTGTCAACGCAGACTACAACGGTCTCTCTCCGGCGAACGGCGACCACGATCGACCGGATCTGGCAAAACTCGAGGAAGACTTTGCTCTCTGTGGGACAGAATGCGACAGAGGAAGGAAGGCAGACGCTGCAATTCAGATTGCTTGAACTGGAGGAACATCCATCCTTTTATAGGCTAGAACGAGGGCACCGAGATGACGCAACATTCAAGTCGGCATTGATCGCTGGCTTGAATGTCCAACGATTCGAGGAGACGAACAGACCAGCGAAATAAAGGACGCCACTTCGGGTACCTAGAGCCACTTCtagaagatgaaaaaataaaattaaagaaaataattcaatttcaaattttttttatgtcaaaaatatatctatatgacCTGACCTGCCTGCCCGTCCGACTGGACGACGGCGGCGGCGCGCGCGTGGGCCAAGGGGTTCGCCCGCTCACAAAATCTGGGTGCCCCttaaggcccaaacccaagtGTGAGGGAGGAGTATAAATACCCACTCTCACCTCTTTACacaaccaatgtgggacaaccacccacacacacacttacactcacacTCTAGGAAAACCAACAGTGGTATCCATAGCCGCGGCTATGGTAGTCACTGCAAGCTGGATGCACGGGGATGCTGGTCGCGACGATGGTGGCTGTTGGGGCGACCGATGGCGAGCTGCGAATGGCTGTGGTGGCCAGTGGCGGCACTTGCGAAGAGCGGGGGCAGCAGCTGATGCTTAGGCAGAGGTGGCCACGAGGAGGCAGCGCGCAGGTCACGCGTTGCAGGTGTTTGTGCGTAACAGGAAGCAtgggaagaaggaagaagaagaagaaggaaggaaggagaagaagaaaagaaaaataagaaaagaaaaaaaaaagaaaaggaaaaagaaatagaagaaaaattatgggaaaatggagaaaattgtaaaaaatcttAGAAAGATCTAGGAATTAAATTGGAGCTTGAGGAATATGCCCGGAGACAGGAAATTGATCGGGTATGCGTTTCGAGGTTTAGGACACGCATACTAAGGAAGCTTGAggggctaagtcaaggtgaataaatttttttaaaaaattctaaaaatttaggaatgttattttatgaatttttatagtgaaatatttgataaaatatttgagaaatatttagtttggatttattaaggaaaaataggaagaaatagagagaaaaataaagaaaatgcaagaaattatgaaaaatagattttaatacttatttaaaaaaatatgataattagcatactttgagacttaagttgaagtgacttgtgccaATTTTGAGATttgcacgcaaatcgagatgatgcacgTATTTCAATGTAAGATGCGAATATCGAGATAACCCGATATgattgagaaggtaagtggtactttctaactggatttagttttatgaaaatgcttgatttgttaATGGTTTTACCTAAAAcctgatttttaataaataattttatcatgttaccatgtcttgatgtgaatatgtttaTGTAAattgtatttacatgtattgatgatgaaatatgcatatgtacacgatgatactgttgatcatgcattcgcattagggtttgagagtacgagCCGGGACCGCTACTCtttcaagggtgcacccatacacttcGGCTTGGTAAAGAGGCTGTGAAAATGAGGAGTAGCAATAGGTACGTTcaagatggagattgtagcagaaacgagaatTAATGAGACATGCAAtgacacttaacaaagtgcattatgaattgaatgtatgttatgtaacccatgtatttaagttttgctatttttaattctaaacgtttttaggaatgatgatgtataaccataaagttaatgatgatgtaagaactgatttatgattaatgttagattcgattctagcttctgcatttaatatttatgatgattctcttttgagataaatgtatgaagattttgggatggatataagaaatgatatggtttagcaatagttttaaatagaaaaaaaattattatctcagAATTGTCTTAAGTAATAACGCGCTCAGAAAATGGTGCGTTACAATTGGGGCCTAAAATAGTGGAGCAGACAACAGAGAAAATCCGCATGATTCGAGACAGTATGAAGGCTGCCCAGGATAGACAGAAGAATTACGCAGATAAGCGGCGGCGAGAATTAGAATTTGCTACCGATAATTATGTGATGTTGAAGGTTATGCCTTTAAGGGGCATACGAAGGTTTGGAATAATCGGGAAACTCAGTCCCTCGTACATTGGGCCTTTTAAGACACTAGAGCGAGTGGGATCTGTGGCCTATCGCCTAGCGTTACCCCTACGGCTGTCACATGTgcataatgtgttccatgtaTCCATGTTACGTAAACATGTGCCTGATCCTAAACATATCATTGACTACCAGACTCTTGAGGTAGGGGAGTATGCATCTTATGAAGAAGTTCGTGTTTGCATCTTGGATCATAAAGAAAAAGTGTTGAGGACGTGAAGTATTCCCTATGTAAAGGTGTAGTGGCAACGCCATAGTCCAGAAAAGGCTACATGGGAGttggaggagaagatgagacAAGCCTACCCTCAGCTATTTTAATAACCAGGTATGAATTTGGGAGACCAAATTCTAATAAGGGGGGAAGAACTTGTAACACCTCGTTAGTATGGTAcggttatgttattattttgggGAATTTCCTCTTATTTGAAATAACACTAATTTGGGAATTTAATTTGGTAGGTtgaagtgaaaaaaaattaaagtcaagGGAGGTTGAATATTCAAAGTCAATGAGAGGTGAGCAAGTCAAACCAATGGTTAAGGTTAAAATAAGGGGTAAGTTTGGAATGCTGAAAATGAGTTGAGAGAGCCACAATTAAAAGAGGATTAAGGGGTAAGAAGAGAGGATTAAGGGGCCTTAAGTGGGCTGgaaatttagtaattaaataaaagaaaagtatTGGAGAGTATAAATAGGGGAAAGATTGAAAAGGGAGAGAGACGTGAGGTGGTGGAGAGTTTGGGAGACACTTTCCAGCTCAAGGGTTCTTTCTTCTCcactcttctctttttcttggaGCATCTAAGGAGTTTAAGAGGGTGTTTCAAGGTAGGAAATCTATCTATTAGCCCTTCTTTTGCTTAGAATCCAACTTATCCCCTGTTTTGTAGCTAAGAAAAGCCGAAAATTCTTACGTATGACAGGTTACGTGAGGTGTTAAGGGTCAAGAAAGACTAGAAAGTATGAGACAAGGAATTTAAGGAAAGTTCTAACTCTTGTTTTTGGTTTAAAATCTGGAATTTCAGTTGTTAAAAAGGATTTCGAACAAAGCCCTCTATTTTTGGAGTAAATTTCTACGTACTTGTAACATACTTGCTTGTCTTTATTTAATCTCTTTCTTAACACTTCCAAGGGGATTTGTTCTCCCCAACTTTgcttgggaatgatgtatttTTTGTTGGGTTGAAGATTAGGCAAGAGTTTGAGCCACCTTACCTAGGTTTTGTGTGTAAGAAGTAGTGGCGTCGGGCATTTTTGGGATCTGTCTGTCGACGGATTGCCACATAAATGGGcaattagtcgacagattgaggCCATTTGTCGACAGATTGCCTTTAAGAAGGCAATCTGTCGATAGATGCCAAGGCATCTATCAATTACAACCCTTATTTTGGCTTAAAAATCTCTTGTAAGTTTTgattccctttttctttctcttggctCAAATTTCCTTGTTCATAAATACATCCCTTACATATTGTCCATGATTAAATGAGTGAGCTATCTTTATACACCTAAAGTGAAGAGATCTTGTGCATGTATCATATGTATATTGTTCACTTTATTGAGCATGGTTATGAGCATAACCCACGTTATGTGTGTGTAAATGTCCCCTACGGTGCTACACCGTCAAGCTCGGGTGGCTTGAGAGCCGGACTCGTGTAAGCTCGAGTGTGTTATAAGGCCGAACTCGTGTGGAACCCAGATTACCTTGTTATACTTGTTATATGTGTTGTGATGGTAATGTAGAAGCATGCATCTTGCCTGTGTATACATTATGATAGCTGGAACTTGCATGTACACATTTTCCCTCTTTATTTCGTGCTTCAGTGAGATATTTATGGTTATCTATGGTTGGTTCTCCTCGCTCTTCTTGCCTTTTATTCTAtgttacttgctgagctttgtagctcattcGTTTTTGCATTATTCCAAGTAAAGGCAAGATTGTGGCTGACAGGGAGCCTAGCCAGGCAGACTCCAGTGTCTAGTTGTGTACAAAGTCGTCCATGACCAAAAGATCTCTGGGGTTTTGACGTGTGCTTGGACTGTAGATATATAGTTTTCTGGGgtcttattttgtcttttactATGATCTTTCAAATGTATGACCCATTGTATAGGGCAGCTTGTTGCCTAGCTGTTTATAAAGTTTTATCTTTTTCAGTTTGGTGTATGTATGTGTTCCTCCATAGCCCCAACAAGTACCATTTCTTTTTGACACATTTCCCTTGGTGCCTCGGCCAGGGTGTCCAAGAGCAGGGTTGTCATAACCACAGCAATGGGTTACAAATCATCAAGAACTTATTAATCGGCTAATGGGTTCCTAGCAATTATTTCTTTGTATACtgacatttatttttattttagttaatttaattttattaaaggtttattaattgaatttagtCTAGTTAGGGCctaattaaataagaaaaatgtgtttggcaaaaaaaaaaaaactaaaccataATGATCTTTAGAATCATTTCTAAACTACAAGTACAAATAAACTAAATGGAAAGAGGCATGAATGGAATTTATCcttatttatatcattttgtCCCATGAAAGTTGATAATGTCATATTAGTGATAGTAGGATAAATAATGTTAGTTGACGCACTTTTAAATCTATTAAGCCTTatgtgataaattttattttttaaaattttatatcataattttaatcaacatatatttattttatcttataaaaaAACTTCTATATTGGATCTCTTACGAGTAAtctaatttttatgtttttactcaattttttactacaagagaattttttttttatgaataaacctaataattatcatatgttttatatttaaaaatggtgtaaatattctttatttttagtcacaaaatcctcttattaattaataaaatattataaaatactatgCATTTTTTATTGCACTTTAACCATTGCTCTTTATTGTTAGTCTTGTTGATAGGGT
The sequence above is a segment of the Diospyros lotus cultivar Yz01 chromosome 7, ASM1463336v1, whole genome shotgun sequence genome. Coding sequences within it:
- the LOC127805520 gene encoding uncharacterized protein LOC127805520; this encodes MAAPNTNVPMATTSASAAIQAVGPVVSKPATHVEKPQQFNGEDCKRWQQKMVFYLTTLNLAHILKEACLVTTENATAEEVAAKKAWMHTDFLCRNYILSALADSLYNVYCTAYPTAKDLWDALDKKYKLEDAGTKKFLVGKFLDYKMVDSKLVVNQLEELQVLFNDLLSEGLVINEPFQVAAVIEKLPPSWKDFKNYLKHKRKELSMDDLAVRLRIEEDNRKGDKAPLRMEARANVVEASKTQPKKQQGKKKNVNMGPKNKTPTKHIQGTYWVCGKTGHRAIDCRHKKG